The proteins below come from a single Patescibacteria group bacterium genomic window:
- the secE gene encoding preprotein translocase subunit SecE has translation MHGFTNYIKKSVAEMQKVVWPTRKQALQLAGLIVAVSIILGLILAGLDAAWRTTLKSLILRIP, from the coding sequence ATGCACGGATTTACAAATTACATCAAGAAATCAGTGGCCGAAATGCAAAAAGTTGTTTGGCCAACTCGAAAGCAAGCCCTTCAACTAGCTGGTTTGATAGTTGCAGTATCTATTATCCTGGGCTTAATACTCGCAGGCCTTGACGCTGCCTGGAGAACAACATTAAAGTCATTAATTTTGAGGATTCCATAA